In Pirellulales bacterium, the genomic window CGCCAGTCGCCCGCCAACCGTTTCTGCTCTTTCTCGCAAAGCGCTCGGACCCTCGCCCCGGCCACCTTCTGGTAGCAAAGGTAATGGATCATGCCCATAAAGCCGATGCCGGCGATGCCAATGCGGAGCATAAGTTTTAGTTCTGAAGCCGGAAATAATCTCGTTTAGCCGCGACCCACAAGTGGAGCGCGGCCGCCGACACGTGAAATCCATGACAGCACGTTGCGGCCATTGTGAGAATTGACCGCATCGATGTAAAGGACCTTCGCGCTACGGCTGGTCGGCCGTTGTGGCCGGTCTCCGACCGAGCCGCATGCATCGACCGAAGGTCTCCAGTGACGCGAGAACGGGTCGCGGAGACCTGCGGTCGCCGATTGGGCGGGGTCCGGAGACCCTCGCCCAACCGCGGACTTTCGCCGCGCCCTTGAATGCGATCCGACTGCGGCCTATAAATCTGAGTTGGCACACTTCGAGCCGAAGTGGCGGAATTGGCAGACGCGCTAGCTTCAGGAGCTAGTTCCCGTAAGGGAGTGGAGGTTCAAGTCCTCTCTTCGGCATCTTTGCAGGACAAGGACTCGTTCTTCGAGGGGAATGGATTCATGGCCTCGCAGACCTTTTTGCATGGACACCCCAGCGGCTCCGAAATTGACTCGCAGCCGCAAATCGCGAATACGTCCGCGGATCATTGGATCACTCCCGGCGGAATCCGTGTTTCGTTTCGTGCGGAGCCGCTTCTTCCTGGGCATCGCACCGCCGATCCGCGCGACCTCTGGCTGCATCAGGAACATGCTCGGCTGAATCTGCTGCGCGGGTTCGACGAATTGCTCTGTCTGGAAGGTTTGCACGGCGTCGAGCATTTGCCGCATCAGATCGAGACGGTTCGCAAGGTCTTGCGGCATTTTCGGGGCCGGGTGTTGCTGGCGGACGAGGTCGGTCTAGGCAAAACCATCGAGGCGTGTTTGCTGCTCCGCGAGTATCTGCTGCGCGGCATGGCGCGGCGCGTGTTGATCCTGGTGCCAGCGCCGCTCGTTTCGCAATGGCACGAGGAGTTGAGCAGCAAATTCGACCTGGAGTTCACCATTCCGAAGGGCGTCACGGCCGATCGCGCCGAGTTCTGGTCGCGGCACGACCGCGTGCTGGCATCGTTGGCATTCGTGAAGGTCAAGAAGCGATCGGCGATCGTGGCGGCTCAGCCTTGGGATCTGGTTATCGTCGACGAGGCTCACCACTGCAAGAACCGGGCGACGCTGAATTGGCAACTCGTCAACTCGCTGCAACGGCGGTTCATGTTCTTGCTCTCCGCGACCCCCGTCCAGAACAATCTGCTCGAACTCTACAACTTGCTCACGCTGTTGGTCCCCGGCCACCTGCGAACCGAATCCGATTTCAAGAGGCAGTATGTCAAACGCGGCAATCCGCGCGATGCGCTCAACCGCGAACGACTGCGTTCGTTGCTGGGCGAAGTGATGGTGCGCAACACAAGGAGCCTTGTGCAACTCGAACTTCCGCCGCGCTATGCCCAGACCGTGCTGGCCAAGCCCGCGGAGGCCGAAGCCGAGCTATATCGGAAACTGACGGAATTTTTGCGCAGGCGCGGCAGCGGGCTGGTGAACGGCGGAAAGGTGAACCGTGTCGAGCCGACCGACGACGACGCGGCGGACGACTTGGGGGAGCCTGATCCCACCGCCCATGCGATCGGTTCCGTCACCGGGTCTGCGGCGCCGGTTTCGCGGATGCAGTTGAGCAGCTTGCTCGCCGCGCAGGGCAG contains:
- a CDS encoding SNF2-related protein, producing the protein MASQTFLHGHPSGSEIDSQPQIANTSADHWITPGGIRVSFRAEPLLPGHRTADPRDLWLHQEHARLNLLRGFDELLCLEGLHGVEHLPHQIETVRKVLRHFRGRVLLADEVGLGKTIEACLLLREYLLRGMARRVLILVPAPLVSQWHEELSSKFDLEFTIPKGVTADRAEFWSRHDRVLASLAFVKVKKRSAIVAAQPWDLVIVDEAHHCKNRATLNWQLVNSLQRRFMFLLSATPVQNNLLELYNLLTLLVPGHLRTESDFKRQYVKRGNPRDALNRERLRSLLGEVMVRNTRSLVQLELPPRYAQTVLAKPAEAEAELYRKLTEFLRRRGSGLVNGGKVNRVEPTDDDAADDLGEPDPTAHAIGSVTGSAAPVSRMQLSSLLAAQGSHPMAVSMSLERIAGSDPEVVVLARLAASIGESAKDARLLELVQQTRGHKLLIFVNFRRTLAHIAGLLQAQGLAFSVFSGEQTAHEKDEAVAAFRDRLPIMLCTESGGEGRNLQFADTLINYDLPWNPMKIEQRIGRVHRFGQTREVFVFNLCTANSLEARILNVLNEKIRMFELVVGEVGSILGNLEEGDQFESLVLNLWLRSRDDAELEQSFATLGETLLEAQEQYVQAKELDEALFGEDFQ